One Bacteroidota bacterium genomic region harbors:
- a CDS encoding Fmu (Sun) domain-containing protein: MSRHHSHLNSAVAILSSYDGTVPFAQALRRFFADQKKYGSTDRRQIGHLCYCYFRALRILADDMSLNEKILLSHLLCTSEPDAFIETLKPEWTQYIGLSVDEKCGKFGLDFNNIFPNIEAAEDSIEKIKFSLSHFVQPDLFLRIRPGEAEKVKQKLDKAMLNYQQLDTDCLVLPNKTKIEEHLHVNKQVVIQDYASQRVGKLLDRVRNLTPSSIAKLKVWDCCAASGGKSILAIDKLGPINLTVSDNRETILHNLKTRLHQANIRDYNCLNIDLTDQKMIEDLDSFDLIIADVPCSGSGTWSRTPERLHQCSMNEITNFAALQKQITSNIQSKLKPGAFLLYITCSVYKQENSEIISHLTSQHCLKLIESQMFAGYEHRSDTMFAALLQKSSSGGMVNW; this comes from the coding sequence AAGGCGTTTTTTTGCAGATCAAAAGAAATATGGTAGTACCGACCGTCGTCAAATCGGGCATTTGTGTTATTGTTATTTTAGGGCACTTAGAATTTTGGCTGACGATATGAGCCTCAACGAAAAAATACTGCTAAGCCATCTTCTTTGCACATCCGAACCTGATGCGTTTATAGAAACATTAAAACCTGAATGGACCCAATACATCGGACTTTCGGTGGACGAGAAGTGTGGCAAATTTGGCTTAGATTTTAATAACATTTTCCCAAATATTGAGGCTGCTGAGGATTCCATTGAGAAAATAAAGTTTAGCTTATCTCATTTCGTTCAACCCGATTTGTTTCTCCGCATCAGACCGGGAGAAGCTGAAAAAGTCAAACAAAAACTGGACAAAGCGATGCTCAATTATCAACAGCTTGATACCGATTGCTTAGTACTGCCAAATAAAACGAAAATTGAAGAACACCTGCATGTCAACAAACAAGTTGTGATCCAGGACTATGCTTCACAAAGAGTTGGCAAGCTGCTCGACAGAGTTAGGAATCTAACCCCTTCTTCGATTGCCAAGCTCAAGGTCTGGGATTGCTGTGCAGCGAGTGGCGGAAAATCTATCCTGGCTATCGACAAGTTGGGTCCAATAAATCTTACCGTAAGTGACAATCGCGAAACGATATTGCACAATTTAAAAACAAGACTTCATCAGGCCAATATCCGGGATTACAATTGTCTGAATATAGACCTGACTGATCAAAAAATGATCGAAGATCTTGATTCATTTGACTTGATCATAGCTGACGTGCCATGCAGCGGTAGTGGCACCTGGAGCAGAACTCCCGAACGATTGCATCAATGTTCGATGAATGAAATAACGAATTTTGCCGCCTTACAAAAACAAATCACATCCAATATTCAATCAAAATTGAAACCCGGCGCTTTTTTACTTTACATCACTTGTTCGGTTTATAAACAAGAAAATAGTGAAATCATCAGCCATTTGACATCTCAACATTGTTTAAAGCTTATTGAATCTCAGATGTTCGCAGGTTATGAACATAGATCAGACACGATGTTTGCGGCGCTTTTGCAAAAAAGTAGCAGTGGTGGAATGGTAAACTGGTAA